The sequence CAACTCGGTCGCCATGGTGGCTTTTTCCGTCACGTGCGGCGACAACAAAATATTAGCCACTAAACTGAAATTCATGAGAGTATTCCTTCAAGCTGTTTGACCGCATCCACAGTCATAAGTACTTTGTCGCTGCCTACCAGAGCAACCGGGCTCAAGTCTGTTGGCGTACACACACCCACTTTAAATAGATTACGTGAAGCCAGACCCAGTTTTTCATCCACTTGAGGAACAACAATCAACACATCATCCAAACCCAATGCTTTAAGCTTATCGACCAACTCTTTGGTTTTTGGCGCTTCCAGGTCCAAGGATTCAACCACCACGAGACGTTCCTGGCGAACCAACTCGGACATGATGGCCCTAACCCCATTGCGGTACATTTTTTTGTTTACTTTTTGCGAATGATTTTGTGGTTTCAGCGCAAATGACATGCCGCCCCCGCGCCAAATTGGGCTATTGGAGGTACCGGCACGAGCACGACCGGTGCCTTTTTGCCGCCACGGTTTCGCACCACCGCCTCTGACATCAGCTCGGCTTTTACTGCCACGCGTCCCGGAACGGGCACCGGCCAGATAAGCGGTAACAACCTGATGAACCAAGGCTCCATTGTATTCGCGGGCAAATGCTGCATCAGAAACCTCTACGGTCTTTTTAGAAGCCTTGCCTGTTGCAGTGGTTAATTGCAAATTCATACCTAACCCCTCAGCTACGTGCTTTTACAGAAGAGCGCACGATGACATCACTGCCTTTGGCACCGGGTACGGCCCCTTTTATCAGCAGTAAATTTCGATCCGCATCAACTCGCACAACTTCTAAGTTCTGTGCGGTGCGCTTAACATTACCCATGTGACCAGCCATCTTTTTCCCTTTGAAAACGCGGCCAGGCGTTTGGTTCTGACCAATAGAACCCGGTGCCCGATGCGACAAAGAGTTACCGTGAGTAGCATCCTGCATACTGAAGTTATGTCTTTTAATAACACCAGCGAAACCTTTACCAATGCTGGTGCCGGTCACATCGACTTTCTGTCCTGCAGAGAACATATCCACTTTAAGATCAGAACCGGTACTGTAATCTTCGCCTTCACCGTCATTCAGCCTGAATTCCCACAGACCGCGACCCGGTTCAATACCGGCCTTGGCAAACAATCCTGCTGCAGGTTTGTTAACGCGAGACGTACGACGAGCCCCGGTGGTAACCTGTACAGCGCGATAGCCATCGTTTTCCATGGTTTTTACTTGCGCAATGCGGTTGGGCTCAACCTCAATTACAGTAACGGGCACAGACGCACCGTCCTCAGTAAAAACCCGAGTCATCCCGGCTTTGCGACCAACTACACCAATAGTCATTCTTTATTCCTCTTATCCACACCGGCCTAACCGGTGCTCAAGACCCTTAAAATTACCGATTAACTTAATTTGATTTGAACATCTACACCTGCGGCAAGATCCAGTTTCATCAGCGCATCCACTGTCTTGTCGGTAGGATCAACTATGTCCATCAATCGTTTGTGAGTTCGCAGCTCGTACTGGTCCCGCGCATCCTTGTTCACATGCGGCGAGATTAATACAGTCCATCGCTCTTTTTTGGTAGGCAACGGTATTGGACCTCTCACTTGAGCACCCGTACGCTTCGCCGTTTCCACTATTTCTCGAGCCGACTGATCTATCAAACGATGATCGAATGCTTTCAATCGGATACGTATTCTTTGTCCTGTCGTTGCCATGTTTTAGAGACCCTTAACCACTCTAACGTTCAATCACTATTCGATAATTTTGGAAACCACACCGGCGCCTACCGTGCGTCCGCCTTCACGGATCGCAAAGCGCAGGCCATCTTCCATCGCGATCGGCGCAATCAATGTCACCGTCATCGCCACGTTGTCTCCAGGCAT comes from Gammaproteobacteria bacterium and encodes:
- the rpsJ gene encoding 30S ribosomal protein S10 — encoded protein: MATTGQRIRIRLKAFDHRLIDQSAREIVETAKRTGAQVRGPIPLPTKKERWTVLISPHVNKDARDQYELRTHKRLMDIVDPTDKTVDALMKLDLAAGVDVQIKLS
- the tuf gene encoding elongation factor Tu (EF-Tu; promotes GTP-dependent binding of aminoacyl-tRNA to the A-site of ribosomes during protein biosynthesis; when the tRNA anticodon matches the mRNA codon, GTP hydrolysis results; the inactive EF-Tu-GDP leaves the ribosome and release of GDP is promoted by elongation factor Ts; many prokaryotes have two copies of the gene encoding EF-Tu), with protein sequence MPGDNVAMTVTLIAPIAMEDGLRFAIREGGRTVGAGVVSKIIE
- the rplD gene encoding 50S ribosomal protein L4, whose protein sequence is MNLQLTTATGKASKKTVEVSDAAFAREYNGALVHQVVTAYLAGARSGTRGSKSRADVRGGGAKPWRQKGTGRARAGTSNSPIWRGGGMSFALKPQNHSQKVNKKMYRNGVRAIMSELVRQERLVVVESLDLEAPKTKELVDKLKALGLDDVLIVVPQVDEKLGLASRNLFKVGVCTPTDLSPVALVGSDKVLMTVDAVKQLEGILS
- the rplC gene encoding 50S ribosomal protein L3, coding for MTIGVVGRKAGMTRVFTEDGASVPVTVIEVEPNRIAQVKTMENDGYRAVQVTTGARRTSRVNKPAAGLFAKAGIEPGRGLWEFRLNDGEGEDYSTGSDLKVDMFSAGQKVDVTGTSIGKGFAGVIKRHNFSMQDATHGNSLSHRAPGSIGQNQTPGRVFKGKKMAGHMGNVKRTAQNLEVVRVDADRNLLLIKGAVPGAKGSDVIVRSSVKARS